From Segatella copri, the proteins below share one genomic window:
- a CDS encoding 5-methyltetrahydropteroyltriglutamate--homocysteine S-methyltransferase, giving the protein MSNVRNIHFEAVGSYLRPAELKEARAKFADGKISATDLRAVEDRLITEVISQQKAHRLPYITDGEFRRSYWHLDFMWGFNGVEHIELEHGYQFHGEETTKGSIQLTGKITGENHPFIRDFLFVKQFEELDANGEYIFEAKQTVPAPAQFLAELFRGKNAENTRKFYPNTTQLIEDIAQAYRTFFQEIYAAGCRTVQLDDCTWGMIVDSDYWKAKVGTGFTLEQEALQYLKVNNLAIEGKPEGLTINTHVCRGNYHSCYATKGAYDAVAPYLFAHEEVDTFYLEYDDERSGGFEPLKYVADGKKVVLGLVTSKSPVLEDKATVIARIREAARYIPLDRLSLSPQCGFASCEIGNKLTDAEQWAKIDLVREISEEVWG; this is encoded by the coding sequence ATGAGCAACGTAAGAAATATACATTTTGAGGCAGTGGGCAGCTATTTGCGCCCTGCAGAGTTGAAGGAAGCGAGAGCTAAGTTTGCTGATGGCAAGATTTCTGCCACCGACCTTCGCGCCGTAGAAGACCGGCTGATTACTGAGGTCATCAGTCAGCAGAAGGCGCATCGCCTGCCTTATATCACCGATGGCGAGTTTCGCCGCAGCTATTGGCATCTCGACTTTATGTGGGGATTCAATGGCGTGGAGCATATCGAACTGGAGCATGGCTACCAGTTTCATGGCGAGGAGACAACCAAGGGTTCTATCCAACTGACCGGCAAGATTACCGGCGAGAATCATCCTTTTATCAGGGATTTCCTTTTTGTAAAGCAGTTTGAGGAGTTGGATGCCAATGGCGAATATATCTTCGAGGCAAAGCAGACGGTTCCTGCTCCTGCACAGTTTCTTGCCGAACTGTTCCGTGGCAAGAATGCCGAGAATACCCGCAAGTTCTATCCTAACACTACCCAGCTGATTGAGGATATTGCTCAGGCTTACCGCACCTTCTTCCAGGAGATTTATGCAGCCGGTTGCCGTACCGTCCAGCTGGATGACTGCACCTGGGGAATGATTGTGGATAGCGATTATTGGAAGGCTAAGGTGGGCACAGGTTTCACCCTTGAGCAGGAAGCCCTGCAATATCTGAAGGTGAACAATCTTGCCATCGAGGGCAAACCTGAGGGGTTGACCATCAACACCCACGTATGCCGTGGCAATTATCATTCCTGCTATGCCACCAAGGGTGCCTACGATGCCGTGGCTCCTTATCTCTTCGCTCATGAGGAGGTAGATACCTTCTATCTGGAGTATGACGATGAGCGTTCGGGTGGTTTCGAGCCGTTGAAGTATGTGGCTGATGGCAAGAAGGTGGTGCTGGGTCTGGTAACCTCCAAATCTCCGGTGTTGGAGGATAAGGCTACGGTTATCGCCCGCATCCGAGAAGCAGCCAGATATATCCCCCTCGATCGGCTCAGTCTC
- a CDS encoding Lrp/AsnC family transcriptional regulator produces the protein MTTEEKLDETDIRILKLLQQNSRLTVKELAARVHLSPSPTFERQKRLEREGYIQRYGAIVDHHKLGHNVIVLCNIRLKQHTHDLIQQFMDTVQAIDQITECYNTTGDYDFQIKVYARDMKAYQDFMLNTLGNIDCIGSLHSIIVIGEIKDSHYIPVAK, from the coding sequence ATGACAACAGAAGAAAAACTTGATGAAACAGACATCAGAATACTGAAGTTACTGCAGCAGAACTCCCGACTCACCGTAAAGGAACTTGCTGCAAGAGTACACCTCTCCCCTTCTCCAACCTTCGAGCGGCAGAAGCGGCTGGAACGTGAGGGATACATCCAGCGATATGGAGCCATCGTAGACCATCACAAGTTGGGGCACAACGTAATCGTGCTCTGCAATATCCGGCTCAAGCAGCACACCCACGATTTGATTCAGCAATTCATGGATACCGTGCAGGCCATCGACCAGATAACGGAGTGCTACAACACCACCGGCGATTATGACTTCCAGATCAAGGTATATGCCCGGGATATGAAAGCCTATCAGGACTTCATGCTCAACACGCTGGGAAACATCGACTGCATAGGAAGTCTGCACAGCATCATCGTGATTGGTGAAATCAAGGATTCGCATTATATACCCGTAGCTAAATAA
- a CDS encoding M15 family metallopeptidase, which translates to MKAKNILMICLFISGLFCLPSKAQQPGENVSHQTIRKLGEKHFFSISTIPDDIFRLMQGKTYKKNCTVARSELRYIRCLHVDKDGRNIVGEMVVNRAIAKDVLDILKKLYEAKYPIERMRLIDYWDADDERAMRDNNSSSFNFRFISHTHTVSKHGRGLAVDINTLYNPYHKRLKNGKEVVEPATARPYLDRSKNHAYMIKKGDLCYRLFKAKGFRWGGDWKHSKDYQHFEK; encoded by the coding sequence ATGAAAGCAAAAAATATATTGATGATATGCCTGTTTATTTCCGGACTTTTCTGCCTTCCATCCAAGGCACAGCAGCCTGGAGAAAACGTCAGTCACCAAACCATCAGAAAATTGGGCGAGAAGCATTTCTTCTCCATCTCCACTATTCCTGATGATATCTTCCGCCTGATGCAGGGCAAGACATACAAGAAGAACTGTACCGTGGCAAGAAGCGAACTGAGATACATAAGATGCCTGCACGTAGACAAGGACGGCAGAAACATCGTAGGAGAGATGGTGGTGAACAGGGCGATAGCCAAAGATGTGCTCGATATTCTGAAAAAGCTCTACGAGGCGAAATATCCGATAGAGCGGATGAGACTCATTGACTACTGGGATGCCGACGACGAAAGGGCTATGAGAGACAATAACTCCTCCAGTTTCAACTTCCGCTTCATCTCACATACCCATACGGTATCGAAGCACGGAAGGGGACTGGCCGTAGACATCAACACCCTCTACAATCCTTACCACAAACGACTGAAGAACGGCAAGGAAGTGGTGGAGCCTGCCACCGCCCGTCCCTATCTGGACCGCAGCAAGAACCATGCTTATATGATAAAAAAAGGCGACCTCTGCTACCGGCTCTTCAAGGCGAAGGGATTCAGATGGGGAGGTGACTGGAAACACAGCAAGGATTACCAGCACTTCGAAAAATAG